In a single window of the bacterium genome:
- a CDS encoding sel1 repeat family protein, protein MRFSRTRPGLRWLLALATGALLSACSETDIAKISAHMFDPAAQTQLAMMYMIGDGVERDVDEARRWYRKAAEVHHPEALFGLAEIYSNGTGVEKDPGEAMHLYLLAAGQGHPRAQYQYGIGLLDGVGAEVDLIQAHKWLNLSAVSGIDAGFEALRRVESLLAPGQIAKARELAREFNRERNG, encoded by the coding sequence GCGACCGGCGCCCTGCTGTCCGCCTGCAGTGAGACGGACATCGCCAAGATCAGCGCCCATATGTTCGATCCGGCGGCTCAGACCCAACTGGCCATGATGTACATGATCGGGGACGGTGTGGAGCGCGACGTCGACGAAGCCCGGCGCTGGTACCGCAAGGCCGCCGAGGTTCACCATCCAGAGGCCCTCTTCGGGTTGGCGGAGATCTACTCGAACGGCACCGGTGTCGAGAAGGATCCCGGCGAGGCCATGCACCTCTATCTCCTGGCGGCCGGGCAGGGCCATCCGCGGGCTCAGTACCAGTACGGAATCGGATTGCTCGATGGCGTGGGTGCCGAAGTCGATCTGATTCAGGCTCATAAATGGCTGAATCTCTCTGCGGTTTCGGGGATTGATGCGGGATTCGAGGCGCTCAGGCGGGTGGAGAGCTTGCTCGCACCGGGCCAGATTGCGAAGGCGCGCGAACTGGCCCGTGAGTTCAATCGCGAGAGGAACGGCTGA